A DNA window from Centroberyx gerrardi isolate f3 chromosome 5, fCenGer3.hap1.cur.20231027, whole genome shotgun sequence contains the following coding sequences:
- the LOC139931513 gene encoding protein NLRC3-like, whose product MSQSEEREEGLPPSKTTLSGEHDSRTKAKSPVQQERPDSPEPSCVSMKSDRSMYLPIDFKRKHSSETQIQQERPDSPEPSCVSMKSDRSISRFIEFKDGQHSAEQRVHHQRKEVSNGQSAQEHQTDLDSIFMLLEESIVTFVKNELKRIQRVLSPDYPECLESQREDEEVVDGEEEEQRRSSREDFLEITLTFLRRMKQEELADSLQSRTLAAACQREFKSNLMEKFQCLFEGIAKAGNPTLLNQIYTELHITEGGSGEVNDEHEVRQIEAASRKPARPETPIKCEDIFKPLPGRDKPTRTLMTKGVAGIGKTVLTQKFTLDWAEDKANQDVQFTFPFTFRELNLLKGKKYSLVELLHHFFTETKEAGICRFDKFQVVFIFDGLDECRLPLDFQNNEILTDVTESTSVDVLLTNLIKGKLLPSARLWITTRPAAANQIPPECVDMVTEVRGFTDPQKEEYFRKRFRNTKLASRIIFHIKTSRSLHIMCHIPVFCWISATVLDHVLKTSERGDLPKTLTEMYIHFLVVQSKQGNVKYHGRAETDPLWTTESRKMILSLGKLAFEQLEKGNLIFYEADLTECGIDIRAASVYSGVFTQIFKEERGLYQDKVFCFVHLSLQEFLAALYVFLSLIDSGVNQLSEPQSTSWWPVMLRAESKPTDIYQSAVDKALQSPNGHLDLFLRFLLGLSLKANQTLLRGLLTQTGSSSQTNQETVQYIQEKIRENPSPERSINLFHCLNELNDRSLVEEIQQYLRSGSLSTDRLSPAQWSALVFILLSSEEELDVFDLKKYSASEEALLRLLPVVKASNKSVLSGCQLSERSCEALASVLSSQSSSLRELDLSNNDLQDSGLKLLSAGLESPHCRLETLRLSGCLLTEEGCASLASALSSNPSHLRELDLSYNHPGASGVKLLSAGLEDPHRRPDSLSVDHDAVRWLKPGLRKYACELTLDPNTAHRNLFLSEDNRKVTVIEQPYPDHPERFDCWEQLLCRNGLTGRCYWEVEWEGKVYIGVTYRGIRRRGEGEDCWLGGNEKSWSLYCSGYSYSVWHNNRRTAISFLSSSSSNRVAVYLDWSAGSLSFYRVSSDTLIHIHTFHSTFTEPLYPGFRFWSGLGSSVSLVR is encoded by the exons atgagtcagtctgaggagagagaggaggggctccctccctctaaaaccactctgtctggggaacatgacagccggaccaaagctaagag cccagtccagcaggagagaccagactcccctgaacccagctgtgtgtccatgaagagtgaccggtctaTGTATCTCCCTATtgattttaaaagaaaacattctTCTGAAACACA gatccagcaggagagaccagactcccctgaacccagctgtgtgtccatgaagagtgaccggtctaTTAGTCGCTTTATTGAGTTCAAAGATGGACAGCACTCTGCTGAGCAAAG agtTCACCACCAAAGGAAAGAGGTTTCCAAtggtcagtctgcccaggagcatcaaacagacctggactccatatttatg CTTCTTGAGGAGAGCATTGTCacttttgtgaagaacgagctgaaaaggatccagagggttctgagtccagattacccagaatgcttagagagtcagagggaggatgaggaggtggtggatggtgaggaggaagagcagaggaggagcagcagagaggattTTCTGGAGATCACGCTGAccttcctgaggagaatgaagcaggaggagctggctgactctctgcagagca GAACTCTTGCTGCAGCGTGCCAACGTGAATTCAAATCTAACCTGatggagaagtttcagtgtttgtttgaggggattgctaaagcaggaaacccaacacttctgaatcagatctacacagagcttcacatcacagagggagggagtggagaggtcaatgatgaacatgaggtcagacagattgaagcagcatccaggaaaccagcaagaccagaaacaccaatcaaatgtgaagacatctttaaacccttacctggaagagataaaccaaccagaacattgatgacaaagggagtggctggcatcgggaaaacagtcttaacacagaagttcactctggactgggctgaagacaaagccaaccaggatgtacagttcacatttccgttcactttccgagagctgaatctgctgaaagggaaaaagtacagcttggtggaacttcttcatcacttctttactgagaccaaagaagcaggaatctgcaggtttgacaagttccaggttgtgttcatctttgacggtctggatgagtgtcgacttcctctagacttccagaacaacgagatcctgactgatgttacagagtcgacctcagtggacgtgctgctgacaaacctcatcaaggggaaactgcttccctctgctcgcctctggataaccacacgacctgcagcggccaatcagatccctcctgagtgcgttgacatggtgacagaggtgagaggcttcactgacccacagaaggaggagtacttcaggaagagattcaggaATACGAAGctggccagcagaatcatcttccacatcaagacttcacgaagcctccacatcatgtgccacatcccagtcttctgctggatctctgctacagttctggaccatgtgttgaaaaccagtgagagaggagacctgcccaagaccctgactgagatgtacatccacttcctggtggttcagtccaaacaaggaaatgtcaagtatcatgggagagctgagacagatccactctggactacagagagcaggaagatgattctctctctgggaaaactggcttttgagcagctggagaaaggcaacctgatcttctatgaagccgacctgacagagtgtggcattgatatcagagcagcctcagtgtactcaggagtgttcacacagatctttaaagaggagcgtgggctgtaccaggacaaggtgttctgctttgtccatctgagccttcaggagtttctggctgctctttatgtctttctgtcactcatcGACTCTGGTGTCAATCAACTGTCAGAACCACAATCAACATCCTGGTGGCCTGTGATGTTAAGAGCCGAATCTAAACCAACAGACatctaccagagtgctgtggacaaggccttacagagtccaaatggacacctggacttgttccttcgcttcctcctgggcctttcactgaaagccaatcagactctcctacgaggcctgctgacacagacaggaagtagctcacagaccaatcaggaaacagtccagtacatccaggagaagatcagggagaatccctctccagagagaagcatcaatctgttccactgtctgaatgagctgaatgaccgttctctagtggaggagatccaacagtacctgagatcaggaagtctctccacagacagactctcccctgctcagtggtcggctctggtcttcatcttactgtcatcagaagaagagctggacgtgtttgacctgaagaaatactctgcttcagaggaggctcttctgaggctgctgccagtggtcaaagcctccaataaatctGT gctgagtggctgtcagctgtcagagagaagctgtgaagctctggcctcagttctcagctcccagtcctctagtctgagagagctggacctgagtaacaacgacctgcaggattcaggactgaagctgctctctgctggactggagagtcctcactgtagactggagactctcag gctgtcaggctgtctgctcacagaggaaggctgtgcttctctggcctcagctctgagctccaacccctcccatctgagagagctggacctgagctacaatcatccaggagcctcaggagtgaagctgctctctgctggactggaggatccacaccgGAGACCggactctctcag tgtggaccatgaTGCAGTGCGgtggttgaaaccaggtctgaggaagt atgcctgtgaactcactctggacccaaacacagcacacagaaacctcttcctgtctgaagacaacagaaaggtgacagtgatagagcagccatatcctgatcacccagagagatttgactgctgggaacagctgctgtgtagaaatggtctgactggtcgctgttactgggaggtcgagtgGGAAGGAAAGGTttatataggagtgacttacagaggaatcagaaggagaggagagggtgaagaCTGCTGgcttggagggaatgaaaagtcctggagtctgtacTGCTCTGGTTATAGTTACTCTGTCTGGCACAATAACAGAAGAACAGCCAtatctttcctctcctcctcctcctctaacagagtagcagtgtatctggactggtctgctggctctctgtccttctacagagtttcctctgacacactgatccacatccacaccttccactccacattcactgaaccactctacccTGGGTTTAGGTTCTGGTCTGGGcttggttcctcagtgtctcttgtcagatag
- the arhgef3 gene encoding LOW QUALITY PROTEIN: rho guanine nucleotide exchange factor 3 (The sequence of the model RefSeq protein was modified relative to this genomic sequence to represent the inferred CDS: inserted 2 bases in 1 codon; deleted 1 base in 1 codon) yields MEGSGSRWKQQKKKSSSSSADGWMFRAKKRKQASRDADSLSLCSLDISEPSTKRSKPVSRVTSLASLLPPVKTAPLKRIGQTLQRSISFRNESRTGETXPPSSSTTGTRVTSATGPRPSSSATAVRASTATASTTKRRDSKLWSETFDVRLGATQPLTSKEIKRQEMLMVQSVVADINRRTGESECQYYKDRLLYTEDGRRDGLIDRSRTLSCHGELKNNRGAKLHVFLFQDVLVITRSISLNDQPISYQLCRQPIPIRQLDLEDLSDGEMRVGGSIRGAFSNNERTKNFFRVSYRSGGQLQSHCFQASDAFNKQQWINCIRQAKEAAALTGDQPPQTGLGGETGLGGETGPGGETGLGGETGLGGETGLGGEKGLGGETGPGGETGPGGETGLGGETGPGGETALGGETGPGGETGLGGETGLGGETRLGGETGLGGETGLGGETGLSGETGPGGETGPGGETGPGGETGPGGETGPGGETGPGGETGPGGETGPGGETGLGGETGPGGETGLGGETGLGGETRLGGETGLGGETGLGGETGLGGETGLGGETGLGGETSMGGEMETGLSGETGLGVGKETGMGGEMETGQALGGETGLGICGEIGLGSETGMGGNSQEETKNNVMVN; encoded by the exons gaGCCCAGTACTAAGCGTAGCAAACCAGTATCCAGGGTGACGTCTCTGGCCAGTCTGTTGCCGCCCGTCAAGACCGCACCGCTGAAGAGGATTGGTCAGACGCTGCAG cgctCCATCAGTTTTCGTAATGAAAGTCGGACGGGAGAGac tcctccttcttcctcgACGACGGGGACGCGCGTTACCTCGGCGACGGGGCCCCGCCCCTCTTCTTCTGCGACCGCGGTGCGTGCTTCCACAGCGACGGCGTCAACGACGAAGCGCCGGGACAGCAAGCTGTGGAGCGAGACGTTCGACGTC CGACTGGGAGCGACGCAACCTCTGACCTCTAAAGAGATAAAACGacaagag atgCTGATGGTCCAGAGTGTGGTAGCAGACATCAACAGACGGACGGGGGAGTCGGAGTGTCAGTACTATAAGGACCGTCTGTTGTACACGGAGGACGGACGGAGGGACGGACTCATCGACCGCTCCAGGACGCTCAGCTGCCACGGAGAGCTGAAGAACAACAGAGGAGCC aagcTCCATGTGTTTCTGTTCCAGGACGTCCTGGTGATCACCAGGTCCATTTCGCTCAACGACCAGCCAATCAGCTACCAGCTCTGCCGTCAGCCAATCCCCATCCGGCAGCTGGACCTGGAGGACCTatcagatggagagatgagagtgGGCGGGTCCATAAGAGGAGCCTTCAGCAACAACGAGAGGA cgAAGAACTTCTTCCGGGTCTCGTACCGTAGTGGAGGTCAGCTGCAGAGCCACTGCTTCCAGGCCAGCGATGCCTTCAACAAACAGCAGTGGATCAACTGCATCAGGCAGGCCAAGGAGGCTGCAGCGCTGACCGGAGACCAGCCACCACAGACAGGTCTGGGTGGTGAGACGGGTCTGGGTGGTGAGACAGGgccaggtggagagacagggcTGGGTGGTGAGACGGGGCTGGGTGGAGAGACGGGGCTGGGTGGTGAGAAGGGGCTGGGTGGTGAGACAGGgccaggtggagagacagggcCGGGTGGAGAGACAGGGCTGGGTGGTGAGACGGGGCCGGGTGGAGAGACGGCGCTGGGTGGTGAGACGGGGCCGGGTGGTGAGACAGGGCTGGGTGGTGAGACGGGGCTGGGTGGAGAGACAAGGCTGGGTGGTGAGACGGGGCTGGGTGGTGAGACGGGGCTGGGTGGTGAGACGGGGCTGAGTGGTGAGACGGGGCCGGGTGGTGAGACGGGGCCGGGTGGTGAGACGGGGCCGGGTGGTGAGACAGGGCCGGGTGGTGAGACGGGGCCGGGTGGTGAGACGGGGCCGGGTGGTGAGACGGGGCCGGGTGGTGAGACGGGGCCGGGTGGTGAGACGGGGCTGGGTGGTGAGACGGGGCCGGGTGGTGAGACAGGGCTGGGTGGTGAGACGGGGCTGGGTGGAGAGACAAGGCTGGGTGGTGAGACGGGGCTGGGTGGTGAGACGGGGCTGGGTGGTGAGACGGGGCTGGGTGGTGAGACGGGGCTGGGTGGTGAGACGGGGCTGGGTGGTGAGACAAGCATGGGTGGGGAGATGGAGACGGGGCTGAGTGGGGAGACAGGTCTCGGTGTGGGTAAAGAGACAGGGATGGGTGGGGAGATGGAGACGGGTCAGGCTTTGGGTGGTGAGACAGGTCTGGGAATTTGTGGAGAGATCGGGCTCGGTAGCGAGACAGGGATGGGTG GAAACAGTCAGGAAGAGACAAAGAACAACGTCATGGTCAACTGA